The genomic window GCCGAAGTAGAGCCTACAGCGACCAAATATGTACAGAGGAAAAGAACACTTCACACCGAGAACATCATCCGACTAGACATCAGCGCGCGTGGTAGCACCGATTGCAGCACCAGATCCAGGAATCAAAAAGTCGCTGGCTGGGACCCTTCCGTCTGCGCCTCTTGCACCCTTCAACGCAGAAGGGTCTACGCTCTTGAAAGTGCTGTTCGACCAGGATCCTGACTGCCATGAGTTGCCAGACGCCTTGACAGTGTTGACCAGAGTGATTTGAGCGGTACCCTTGTTAACAGCCGCGATGTTGTTTTTGAGTGTGGATGAAGAGCTGCGGAAGTTGAATCCGACATCGCCGTTGTTCCACGCAGTGTTACGCTCCATGGTCAAGGCTCCCGGGTTACCGTTATCAATGAAACCCTTCTTCGCATTGGCGAATGCCATCGAGTTGCGCAAAACGTGGTTGGCAGGCGGGTTATCGGTAATGCCGAGCTTGAAGCCGTTACCGTCGCCATTGAAGCCCGAGAAACCCCATCTGTTGAAGCCATTGCCCCAGGAGTAGACTTCCTCCACGGTGACGGGAGATCCGAACATGAACAAATCAAGACCATCGTCGACGTTGTCCCACAACCTAGCGTTGCGCAAGACGTTGCCTTCACCCTGCCCAGACTTGCAAGCGAATCCATCTGCGCTCTCGCCGTTCTTACGGGGGTCGCGGTTGCGGTAGGAATCGAGGTAGAGCACTGTGTTGTTCGAAGATGCACCTTCTAACTGAAAGCCTGTTTCGTAGTTGTCGTGGGTCGTGATCAACTCGTAGTAGTTGTGTGAAGCGTTACGAGCGTACACGCCATACGGTCCGTTGATTAGCCTTGGATACATGTCAGCTTGACAACCACAAAATAGTCTCTCAATGGTTGTATCGACTTACTCGAGGTTGTAGAACTTCCAGTAGTTGCCCTTCTCGATGTGCAGGATACCGCGCTCCTTGTTGGGAAGGGACTCGTCCAGCCCGTAAGGAGTTCTGAGTCGAGATTAGTATGGATAGTTGATGTTTGACCCCTAAGCAGTGGCTCTTACCCCGGAAGACCCTCTCCGTCGATGATAACCTTCTCCTTGTTGTAGGAGCGCAGAGTGATTGGTGATATTCTCGAACCACTCTTGGTAATCTGGATGTTGGTAGTGGGCTTCAAGTAGTCAGTACTACGTGACTCAGCTAGAAGATACGATTATACCTTGTAAGTACCTGCGCGCAGGAGGATGTTGtctccagcagcagcagcgttcACAGCAGACTGGATAGAGCCATAGGGTGCTGTGACAGATCCGGTACCAGTTCCGGTAGGAGAGACGTAGATATCCTTTGCCAGAGATGTGCCGGTCAAGGCCACAAGTGCAACTACCCAACCCTTAGACATGGCTTAACTTTTAAACAAAAGCTTGAGAACGGAAAGACGATATAAGAACCGAGTGCTGTGAAGAAAAAGAGCAGAAAGACACATGTTTGTATTCCAGTGGTTTACTCTTTTGGTGTATTCCATGACTTGTTCACCCCTGTCACACGCGATTAATCACTATACGCGCGACAGTGCCAAGGTGTCAGCGGAAGCTTGTCTGCAAAAATCCCCCGAGTCCGAGGGAGTTGTTTTATTGCAACGGAAAAATGTAATTAATCCCACAAATGCGAGTCAACCTGTATAGCTGGTAAGCCTGTGCGTCAGCAAGGGTTGAGTCAGAAGGGCAGGTGCTCGGTTTACCAATATATACCGAGCGTAACGGCATTGCCAGTAACAGAGCCTGCAAGTGCAGCAGTAAGAAACGCAATAACTACGCCTGGTGTCATGCTTAATTGGATTAGGGGTTAACCCGACCGCAGTAGACGTTGATTTCCTTTGAGGTGGATAGAGAACATGGGGCTAGGGCTGGGTATATCGCCCCTGGCACTGCATTGGAGCAGCGTCTTAGAGGCATCAGCATGGGTGAAAGCAGCTACCACAACCTCAAAGTaaggaggggggggggggggggcttGATCCCAACGGTACGCGTCCGTTGTAAGAGTAGATTCAAGTATCTATGCGTATCACCAGGAAAGGTTGCTGCAAAACTCAAAACGGATCAGTACCACTACGTTCGTATCTGTCTTCCCATGCACTGACATCCCATCGCTCTCTAGTCCGCGTCCAAACTCACCGTAACTCTATGCTCATGCACAAAATCCCTCTTCCCCATCTGTTGAACCGCCACCACCACTCCCCCCTCATCCTGATCCTCACGCTTTAGCTTCAGCGCCCGCCTCCGCCCCACTCCAGACGCATCCTCCATCTCGGTATCCGAATCCGAGTCATCAACTTCATCAGGAGGCACATCGAGGATCCTAAACAGCAACTGGACCTCAGGTATTGCACCGGCAGACGTATCCTCGGGGAAATTATCGCGGAAGACATGGATGGCCTCGAAGTTCTTGACGCCCAGGGCCGTCTTGTGCTGGAGGAGAAGGTGCGCGATTGTGGAGCCTATTGGGGAGCCTGGTTTGAGTTGGTTAGTGCATGTATTAAAGGACGagtaagaagaagaggtagGAAAGTCCGGCCTGCAGTCCAACTCACTTACCCAAAAGCGCTTCCGCATCCTCACTGTCCATCGCCAGCTCGACCCCCGGCCAATAAGGTAACCGTTCCAACCCATGGTTCTTCAGCACCCGCGCGATCAACGGCAATGTCTCATCATTGCGGACGTGGTTCACGAAGTAGTTGAACAGATTCTTCAGGTTGGGGTTGTCGCGCACCCAGTACCCCCACAAGATATCCGACCCACGATGCAGCTGGGGTAGGAGGCTGGTCGGGACGTCTTCACCTAGATTCTCGAGCACGGCGGAATCGGGCTTGAGGAGGTTTTGCGCGAAGATGGCGCCGCCTTTCTTGTTCAGCGCGAACCGGTAGTAAGCGCCTGTGCAGGGGTAGTCGAGGCCGTTGATGTTGTAGTATTGCTCGTCGATGGGTAtctcgtcgtcctcgtcttccATCAGCGTTTCGTCAAAGTGCTCGATCGAGTAACATTCGTTATCTCCGCCTGCGCTGGCGGGCAGTGGGCTGAGTCCGAGTGCGGATAGGGCTGTGCCGATTCGATTGGTGCCCATGGTTGGGTCGTCGCGGAAGTCGCAATTCACTTCTGGCATGTAGTAGGCCTCGTGCCAACCCCATTTGTGGATCTCGTCTGGAGTTTTCGTTAGTCGACTGCATGAATCTCGAGTATATCGGTTGCCGTACTTCGAAGATCACCTTGCCAGACAGACTCGGCAGATGGTGGGATTCTCAGGTCTTTCATCGCCTTCCCGGCGCTCTCATTAGACATGTCTAGCAGACAGCCGTAATACAAACCTTTCGCCTTGTACTTGTTCCATGCTTCGTCAGAGGCGATGTCGTTCAAGTCGATATTGCCCGTTGTCTGGACGAGTGATGGCTCGGAGAGCTTGACATTGCTGGGTGTACCAAACGGTACTGCGACCAACGAGTTGGATGTGTTGTAGAAAGATCGCGAAGGCAATGGCTGGATGAAGGTATTGCCAGCAACAGAGTTTGCAAGTGCAGCAGTAAGGAACGCAAAGACTGCGCCTCGCATTGTGCCTACCAGGGGTTGACTCAATACCAGTAGGAGAAAGTGGGTGTGAGGGGGACTTGCGGCTTGAGTTGATTATATACCACCTGTAGCACTGCAGTGGAGCAGCATCTCGGAGGCATCAGCATAAGTGAAAGAGCTGCCGCGGCCTCGAAGTGAAGGGCAGTCAACAAGAGGAACCTGTTCCAGGCAGTATGCGTCCGTCATGAAAGCAGATTCAAGTCATGAGTTTCACTGGAAGACAGTGTTGCAAAGCTTAAAACGGATCGGTCATACTATGTTCATACCCATATTTCCATCTACATAGGCCTCGATAGAACATACCGGAATATCAAAACGCCAACACTATGCCTTCCCTGTAATCCGAGAGTCCTGTACTCCACGCTATGCTTGCCGGAAATCAAATGTCCAATGTAAACGCATCTCTCAGAGCTTGACCTTCTTCACTGGCTTCTGCTCTACGGCATCATCTTTCTTGCGCTTGAAAATGCTCTGGCTCTTCATCTGACCAAGCCCAGCTTTGTTCGACGGTGCAGCTTTTGCCTTCAACCCAAAGCTCAGCTTCACCGGCGCCgcagctactataggctcCTCTCCATCCTTCTTCACTTCTTCCACGGGGGTCGCTTCGCCCTTGTTTTCCTCTGGTGGCGAAGCGCCTTCGGCCGGTGGTGTGGGGTTCTGCTTTGGTTGTTCCGCTGCAGCAGCTGCCGCTCTCTTCGCTTCGATGACCTTCTTGGCTTCCGCCTCCTCTGCAGCGCGCTTCGCCATCTTCTTCAACATCTTGTCTTCACCAGCCCCGCTCCGCGCCTCTGCAGCTTCTTGCTCGGCGATCTCCTCTTTGCGCTTCACTGCCGCAATGCTGGTATCTCGCCACGCGATCATCAGCCCGTCTTTCTCGTCTTCCTTGACATGAACTATTCCCTCGCGACCCAAGTGCTTGACGAACTCAGTCAAGCTTGGCCACTTGGTCGCGTTCATGTGAACATGCTCCTTGTCACGAATGTATTCGTTGTAGAACTTGTTCGAGGATATCCACTTCTCGTTGTGGGCTGTGCGTAGCAGGGAGACGAAGTCGCGCTGAAAGTCGCTGCTGAAGTTGTTGATGAACTTGCGAGGGTCTTCACCAACGACCTGCATTTGGCGAACGTGCGATTCTGACTGAACATGGCACTTAAAGCCGTTGGCATCGCGACACTGTTTCTGGCAGATTTCGCACCACCAGCGGAGCCTCTGAAGTCCCTTGGACTTCATCTTGTTGGCGACCCATTTCGTGCTTCCTGCCTCGGCCTTTCCCATTTTCTCGACTAATCGTGGCTTTCGTCCGTGAGATTTTCGTGTTTTCGCAATGCTGAAGCGCAGCTTTCGGCGTCTAAGGCTACGCGAGTTGTGGATTGTAGGCGCAACTTATAAACGTTGGAGAGCGGAGGGTCGTAAGGCTGAGCTGGCGCTCGACGCCACCGCGCTAGGCTTCAGTCAGCCTAGCATATGCGCACGTGCGATCATATTCACTCTCACGGAATCGCCCTTGATTCTTCTCATTATAGTAACGGATCGGACACGCTCTTGATTATTGTACTAATCGTTCAGCTATGTCAGCCTCACGCTTCTGTTTTTGATGGTTTCCCAGTCCTTCCTCCCAAATGGCTGATAACGATCGCTACTTGGCGGCAACCAGTAAAGTTTATCTTCGCCAGTGATCTTGTTGGGATCTACACCTTCCCTCTTCAGCCTCCCCTTCTGAATTTTCATCGTCCCTGTGTACTCCAGCGCAGGCGTCACCCTCAGAAAGAGCGGTACAGCATACCCAGGCAATACAGCTCGAGCATGTCTTGCTAGAGCCTGGAAGTCAAATGTAGACAGCGTTACTCCCTCGGCCATCACAATAGAGGCGGCACCTGCGCGTCCATCGTAGCCTGGAACCTGCACCCCGTAGACATTGGTCTCTGCAATTTGCGGAAACTTGCCGACCATGTCAGACACTTCGTTGGTCGATACGTTTTCCGACTTCCAGCGGAACGTATCGCCCAGTCGATCAACAAAGCAGACGCGTCCGTCGGTGTCTTGCCGCATCATATCGCCGGACTTGAACCACCTGGGTTTGTTACTATCCAATCACCACTGACATAGGGGATGAGCTTACATGTCTCCCTTCTGGAAGACGTCCGTCATTCTCCGCTTCTCTGTCGCACTCGCATTGTTATAGTACCCCGGAACACCTGGCAATGTTTCTGGAGTCAATCGATGCAAGACCTGCCCTGCCTCATTTGTACCACATCGTATCGCAAAGCCGTTGTTGTCACGCATGATGTCTTCGGTATCCACGTCCATCCTCACTCTGACTTCTTCGTTCCTGAATCTCCAGTTCCAGATCAACCCTCGAAGACCAATGGTGTGCGCCGTGAATGGCCCAGCGTTTCGGTTGAAGGTTGCGCCGAGTCCATCAGTAGCTGCGTAGAGCTCATGAATGATAGGTATGTTGAAACGCTCGCGGAACGGCTCCCACACATCTGGACGCATGCCATTCCCCCATGCTACCTGGACGTTATGTGTGCGCTCGCTAGGGTTCGGAGGACCGTTGAGTAGGTATCTGCACAGCTCTCCGACATATTGAATATGATTTGCGCCTGAGGCTGCGACCTCCGGCCAGAACGTCTTGTGCGAGAACTTCCTCCCCAGTACGACAGTGCTGCCAGCGTGTATACAAGGGGTAACACATAAGCCATGTGCTGCGCCGTGATAGAGCGGCATGCATGTGTACATCTTGTCTTCCGGTTTCAGGCCCAAGTATTTTGCTGTCGTGTATCCGATGAGCAGGTCACGACCTGTAGTCATGACCACGCCCTTGGGCAGTCCAGTCGTCCCACTTGTATAGATCAGACCGCGGACTGAGTCTACGCTAACGTTCTCCCGTCGCGATTCGGGAATTGGCGTACTGTCAGACAACGAAGCCAGGAAGGTCGGGTCGTAATAATGGATCTCAAGGCCAAGATCCTCAAGCTCTCCCCGGCTCGCCTCAACGTGGCTCTTAACGTCAATGTCGGCAATAAGGTGCTTGGTTTCGCACAGCTAAGGTGTTGTCAGTTATCAATTTTTTTTAATTCAATCGTGCTGAAGACTCTCACCACGGTAAGAGACTGTACTGACCTTTGCACAATGTACGAGACCAGCTCCTGTCAGATTCCAGTTGATGTAGCTGATACTTGCGCCAATAGCGTCCAACGCAAACCAAAGCATCAAATACTCTGGGCTGTTCCCTCCGTCAATCGCGACCATCTCTCCGACCTGTACACCCAGGTCATTCATAAGCCAATTGCCGACTCTGGTGATTGCTTCAAAAAATTCTCTGTACGTCCATGTCGTGCCTTCGAAGATTAGAAACGACTGGTTCGGGCGGTTGTGTAGAGCTTGGTCTTCCCACACATGGTATGTCAGGACCCGTTTCTTCATTGCCCGATCAGTCATGTAGTCGAGCACATCCCGCGAGGGTGCAAGACCGCCACGAGCATGTTTCAGGTCGTGTACGATGTGGAATTTCGCGTTGAGGTAGGCGGCCAGGCCTGCTGTGCCTGCTGCTCCCGCAGCGATCACTGAAACAGCTTCGTCAGCTTCCGTGCTTGCTACATGATGTTTGCCTATGCGATACTCACGAGCCATATTTCAGTTGTTCCGGTGTATTGCAACCTTCTCTGTACGCCAGGGAGAGCACAGGGAGAGAAAGCAGTATCGTCTCAGTCAAATACACTCCGAAGAGAACAAGATCACACCAGAAGAAACAGGAAGTAAGCGAACGGCGATACATCGTTGCTACTAGCTCTCAAACGGGGAGCTCTCGTGCACCAAGGTTGCTGTTATGGTCCGAGTCAGCGAATGAGGTTGTTCATTGCTCTTCCCCGCAAGTCTCCTTCCCCGCATTCTCGCTATCTCCGGTGGGGCAGGAGCGGTCGCTAAACTGGCACAGAATGGAAATCATACAACATGAGCCTAAGTTTTGGATGTTTCAGTAAGTAAATAGGCGTACCGGCATATCGATATGCTTGGGTCAGGCACGAGAGCACGATAAAGCAAATCAGGTCAGTCTAGTCTCCCCATCTAGTCACAAATACTGACATTGAGGCTATAAGCATCTCCACTACCTGTCGCAGCCCGGATGACCTTGGATACCGCTTCACAGCGTACGCGGCTTCGTGGTTGATTGTTTGTTGATTACGTGCGCTGTAAATCAGTGTTTATGCAGGGTTCTCATTTGATCGTTTCGAGCAACTACCCATTGTTACCCTCCGGTCCTTTGCTAGCGCTCGGCCAAATAATCAAATTTTCAATGGAAGCATACACATCCAGGTGTTTCTACTGTCCGACCTTCTCCGCTTTGGTAGTACCGCGCCGCCCCGATACTACGAAGTAGTGTTCGGTGATACAGTCACATTTTTATGGTATACCTAAAGGATTTCTGGGCACGTCGCGAAGACTGGACTTCGAGGCTCTGCAGTGATGAAATGGTATTGATGTGGATGGTTTCGGATGGCTGTTTGCAAACGTTGATGAGCTCCAATGGACTATTCTGTTTCTACTGTCAGGTGCTGTGGCTTTGATCATGAACCGTACCATACCTACGAGTAGTAGAACACGGATCAGACGGGAGACAGCACACGGTCCGTTGACCAGTCTGCCGTAAAGCTGGCAAGTAAACGTACTCAACCCTCGTCCATCAGCATCTACAGATTATCTCCTCAGTTGCCAATCTTCACCTCATACGCCTTCACAGCAACCTCGGCCTTCTCCTGCGCAATCTGCATGCCTGCACCTACCGCCGCTTCCAGGCCCTCAGCCATCGCTATCGCAGCTTGCTTCATCATCAAAATTGTATCTCCGGCCGCAAACACACCTCTCACGCTTGTCTCATTGAACATTGGGTTTACAATCTTGATGTGCCCACCCAGCGCTGGATCCACCGTCTCGATACCCAGCTGGTCAATGAGATGCTGCGACCTGTTGACAGTGATTGGCCTATGGACGATCAAGCCTAGAGTCACCGGCTCGCCAGTTTCGAACTCGATGGTCACGCCATCCTCGTAAGAATGTCCGTTATTGAGGAGGCAGGTAATTCTGCGGGAGTCGACTTTGGCGCCAAAGGCTTTTGAGGTTTTGAGGGCTTGTTGAATTGGTGCATCGTCTGAGATGGGCCGGTTGCTGAAGATGGTAATCCTGCTGTCGAAAGCTGTGGCCATCTGGACGAGAGGCGTACATGACATTATTGATACATCGCCTCCTCCTCCGGAAGTGTAAGCTTACACAGCCTCTAGAAGAGTATCGCCGGACAGTTGCTTCTTGTGTGAAACAAGTGTTGGCTCTCAAGCGCGCCACGACAGGAAAAGTCGCCGAGGAAGTCTCCGCCAACCTACAAAGCTTTCGAGCAGCGAATTATTGCCATGGAAGGCAAATACCGTTGAACGACAACGAACAGACACGAGAGTCTGTTAATTTATCTCAGTCGAACGGCCCACGACAAGTCATAAAAGGTCGTAATTACGAGTATCCTCGCATTGGCGGCTTTCCAACCGGTGCGAGACTTGA from Ascochyta rabiei chromosome 2, complete sequence includes these protein-coding regions:
- a CDS encoding long-chain fatty acid transporter fat1, yielding MALIAAGAAGTAGLAAYLNAKFHIVHDLKHARGGLAPSRDVLDYMTDRAMKKRVLTYHVWEDQALHNRPNQSFLIFEGTTWTYREFFEAITRVGNWLMNDLGVQVGEMVAIDGGNSPEYLMLWFALDAIGASISYINWNLTGAGLVHCAKLCETKHLIADIDVKSHVEASRGELEDLGLEIHYYDPTFLASLSDSTPIPESRRENVSVDSVRGLIYTSGTTGLPKGVVMTTGRDLLIGYTTAKYLGLKPEDKMYTCMPLYHGAAHGLCVTPCIHAGSTVVLGRKFSHKTFWPEVAASGANHIQYVGELCRYLLNGPPNPSERTHNVQVAWGNGMRPDVWEPFRERFNIPIIHELYAATDGLGATFNRNAGPFTAHTIGLRGLIWNWRFRNEEVRVRMDVDTEDIMRDNNGFAIRCGTNEAGQVLHRLTPETLPGVPGYYNNASATEKRRMTDVFQKGDMWFKSGDMMRQDTDGRVCFVDRLGDTFRWKSENVSTNEVSDMVGKFPQIAETNVYGVQVPGYDGRAGAASIVMAEGVTLSTFDFQALARHARAVLPGYAVPLFLRVTPALEYTGTMKIQKGRLKREGVDPNKITGEDKLYWLPPSSDRYQPFGRKDWETIKNRSVRLT